A window of the Cicer arietinum cultivar CDC Frontier isolate Library 1 chromosome 6, Cicar.CDCFrontier_v2.0, whole genome shotgun sequence genome harbors these coding sequences:
- the LOC101494717 gene encoding rop guanine nucleotide exchange factor 7-like, giving the protein MEGVDLVEKNIEVKSNEGNKECESFSNDVIFEDLKEEKGLENNSVSSVLDSSSPPRSLDSPNKEVSATDSTSSHGSEVEEKKDLSCENFVKQVSVSPVLEIEIMKDRFAKLLLGEDMSGCGNGVPTSLAVSNAITNLCATLFGQLWRLEPLPLEKKAMWQREMEWLLCVSDHIVEFKPTWQTFPDGSKFEVMTCIPRSDLYINLPALRKLDNMLLEILESFVHTEFMYVDQGVMAPERDGSTSFQRSVTRQEEKWWLPVPQVPPSGLHENSRKQLQHKRDCSNQISKAAMAINSITLAEMKVPDTYLESLPKTARASLGDVIYKFITSDDFSPESLLSSLDISSEHQAIEIANRVEASIYIWHKKTNSKPLNRAKRSSSRSSWEMFKDLIVEGDKSEMLIERAESLLLSLKQSYPFLPQTTLDVTKIQCNKDVGKSILESYSRVLESLASNIVARIDDVLYVDDLTKHSDQFSSISKVGVTKTHKSIPLPYKSPFINSTNISLGGVGMNKVVTNFVTVGKKEDYGCPIENLVPILHKFDEAPALETDKESGDNIEDFKLNLMDQAWIE; this is encoded by the exons ATGGAGGGTGTGGATTTGGTTGAGAAAAATATTGAAGTTAAAAGTAATGAAGGAAACAAAGAATGTGAAAGTTTTAGTAATGATGTGATTTTTGAAGATTTGAAGGAAGAAAAGGGTCTAGAGAACAACTCCGTTAGTAGTGTTTTGGACTCATCTTCGCCGCCGCGTTCGCTGGATTCTCCGAATAAGGAAGTTTCTGCAACTGATAGTACTAGTTCACATGGAAGTGAAGTAGAAGAGAAAAAGGACTTGAGTTGTGAAAATTTTGTGAAACAAGTCTCAGTATCACCAG TGCTAGAGATAGAGATAATGAAGGACAGGTTTGCAAAATTGTTACTTGGAGAAGATATGTCAGGTTGTGGAAATGGGGTCCCTACATCATTAGCTGTATCCAATGCCATAACTAATCTATGTG CCACTCTTTTTGGTCAACTTTGGAGATTGGAACCTTTGCCATTAGAGAAGAAAGCAATGTGGCAAAGAGAGATGGAGTGGCTTCTTTGTGTTAGTGATCATATTGTTGAATTCAAGCCTACTTGGCAAACATTTCCAGATGGTAGCAAGTTTGAG GTCATGACTTGCATACCCCGCTCAGATCTTTATATCAATCTTCCAGCTTTGCGAAAATTAGACAACATGCTTCTT GAAATACTAGAGAGTTTTGTGCATACAGAGTTCATGTATGTGGACCAAGGTGTTATGGCACCAGAAAGAGATGGTTCAACTTCTTTCCAAAGATCAGTTACAAGACAAGAAGAGAAATGGTGGCTTCCTGTACCTCAAGTTCCTCCTTCTGGTCTCCATGAAAATTCAAGAAAGCAATTGCAGCATAAGCGCGATTGCTCGAACCAAATATCGAAAGCTGCAATGGCCATTAATAGCATCACTTTGGCTGAAATGAAGGTTCCTGATACTTACTTAGAGTCTCTTCCAAAG ACAGCAAGAGCTAGCTTGGGGGATGTTATTTACAAATTCATTACATCAGATGATTTTTCTCCTGAAAGTTTGTTATCTTCTCTTGATATATCCTCTGAGCATCAAGCCATAGAGATTGCAAATAGAGTAGAAGCTTCCATCTATATTTGGCATAAAAAGACCAACTCAAAGCCTTTGAATCGCGCTAAGAGATCGAGTTCAAGATCTTCATGGGAAATGTTCAAGGATCTGATTGTTGAAGGAGACAAAAGTGAAATGCTTATAGAGAGAGCAGAAAGCCTATTACTCTCCTTGAAGCAAAGTTACCCTTTTCTCCCTCAAACAACCTTAGATGTCACAAAAATCCAATGCAACAAG GATGTTGGAAAATCTATTCTAGAGAGTTATTCGCGGGTACTAGAGAGTTTGGCATCGAATATTGTTGCGCGAATCGACGATGTGCTCTATGTAGATGACTTAACCAAACATTCTGATCAATTTTCATCTATATCAAAAGTTGGTGTAACTAAAACTCATAAAAGTATTCCACTTCCATATAAATCACCTTTCATCAATAGCACCAACATTTCACTTGGAGGTGTAGGAATGAACAAAGTTGTGACAAATTTTGTTACCGTTGGTAAAAAAGAGGACTATGGTTGTCCAATTGAGAACTTGGTTCCAATATTACATAAATTTGATGAAGCGCCAGCCTTGGAAACAGATAAGGAATCCGGAGATAACATAGAAGATTTTAAGCTCAATTTAATGGATCAGGCATGGATAGAGTGA